The sequence below is a genomic window from Haloferax mediterranei ATCC 33500.
CGATGCTCTGACACAGCGTACACCCTTTCGTGTAAATGTCGAGGAGGACGCGGTCGTGTTCGTCGACGAGGGCGTCTAATTCAGCTACTGTCTCGATTCGAACGGGCTTCGTCGGTGCGCTGGCCGAGTCTGTCGAACTCATTGGCCGGAATACGTAACTGTAGTAGTTATGATTTTGGTGAATTGTCATACCACACCACAATTCGGTCGTAACAGGCGGTGTCCCGGCGTCACACGCGAGGTCCCTTTCGTGATGTTTAAGTAATGCCCCCGTCTCGTAACGCATGCAATCGCTGTAGGGGAATGTAGTCCCCGAGTCCGTATGGGCGAAAATAACACGAACGCAGTGTTGCGGTAGCCAAGCCTGGCCCAAGGCGCTGGGTTGCTAACTCAGTGGCGTCAAGCCCCCGGGGTTCGAATCCCCGCCGCAACGCTCACAATACGACTCTCCAAGTCATGAGTGCAGAAGAACCACAGGACGGCTCTCCGGAGGAGGAAGAGGACCTCCGTTACTTCATCCGAATTGGTCAGACCGACCTTGACGGGACGAAGACGGTAGAGCGCAGTCTGACGGACATGAAGGGTATCGGCAAGCGCGCAGCGCGCATCATCGCCGACGCCGCGGAAGTGGACCGAACGGCGCTGTTCGGTAAGCTTCCCGAAGACGAGATCGACTCCGTTGTCGGTGTCGTCGAGAACTTCGAGGACCACGTACCTGAGTGGATGGCAAACCGGCAGAAGGACTTCTTCTCCGGAGAGACCAACCACATCACGGGTTCGGACCTCGAAGAGAAGCGGCGGCATGACATCAACCGCATGAAGATGATCAGCTCCTACAAGGGCGTTCGACACCAGCGCGGCCAGAAGGTTCGCGGCCAGCGGACGAAGTCCACTGGACGTACCGAAGGCACCATCGGTGTCAACGTCGAGGAGATCAAAGAGGCGCAAGAAGAATGACAACGGGCAACAACACAAAGTTCTACGAGACGCCCAACCACCCGTTCCAGGGCGAGCGCATCGCTCAGGAAGCGGACCTCCTCTCTCGGTATGGTCTCAAGAACAAAGAGGAACTCTGGCGTGCGCAGTCCGAACTGCGTAACATCCGCCGTGAGGCACGGAGCCTTCTCGGTCAGGCCCAGGGTGACGTCGAAGAAGCCGAGGCGCTTGGTGCCGAGTTCATGGCACGTCTGCGCCGCTACGGGATTCTGTCTACGGAAGACGACATTTCCCAGACGCTGCGTCTCGACGTAACGGACATTCTCGAGCGACGGTTCCAGACGATTGCCTACCGCAAGGGTCTCGCACAGACTCCGCAGCAGGCACGTCAGTTCATTTCCCACGGTCACGTGACCGTTGGCGGCGCTCGAACGACTGTTCCGTCCCGCAAGGTCGAAGTTGACGAAGAGGACACCGTGGCTTTCGACGAGACGTCGAAGCTCTCGGACGAACTGCACCCTGAGCGCGCGGAGGCCCAAGAATGAGCGAATCTGAAACTGGTGACAAGTGGGGCATCGCCCACGTCCACGCATCGTTCAACAACACGCTCATCACGGTCACTGACATCACGGGCGCCGAGACGATTGTCAAATCGTCCGGTGGTTCCGTCGTCAAGCAGAACCGTGACGAGGCATCCCCGTATGCGGCCATGCAGATGGCAGAGAGCGTCGCCGACCAGATCAAGGCGGCTGGCATCTCGGGTCTGCACGTCCGCGTCCGTGGTCCTGGTGGAAACCAGAACAAAAGCCCCGGACCCGGTGCACAGGCAACGATTCGCGCCCTCGCTCGCGCCGGTCTCGAAATCGGTCGCATCGAGGACGTGACGCCGATTCCGCACGACGGAACTCGCGCGCCCAAAAACAGCCGACTCTAAATCACCATGGCAAACGACTTCGAGGTCGAGTTCATCGAACGCGAGGACCGACGCGCCCGTTTCGTCGTGAACGGTCTGACCCCGGCACTAGCCAACGGCATTCGCCGGGCGATGGTCGCCGACGTGCCGACGTTCTCTATCGACACCGTTCGGTTCGTGGAGAACACATCGGTCATGTTCGACGAGATGATAGGGCTTCGTCTCGGTCTGGTTCCGTTGACCACGCCCCTCGACGAGTTCGAGCCAGGTGACACTGTCACCGTCGCGCTCGAAGTCGATGGGCCGGCAACCGCATACTCTGGGGACATCGAATCCGCGGACGAAATGGTCGTTCCTGCGGACGAGAACATCCCAATCATCGAGCTGAAGGAGGGCCAGCGCCTCGAATTCGAGGCTGACGCCGTCCTTGGTTACGGAAAAGACCACGCCAAGAATCAAGGCGGGGTCGCCGTCGGCTACCGACACCTCCAACGCGTGGAGGTCGTCGGCGATGCTGGCGAGTTCGAGGAACAAGAGCCGAACATTCTCCGTGGCGTCATCGAAGAGGCCGCGGCAGAACACGCGGACGACGAGGACGCCGAAGACGGCGACCTCGTGGTCACAGACGAGTTCGGTAACGACCTGACGAAGCGGTACCCCGGCAAAGAGGTCGAAGTGCACGACGTGCCGGGAGCGTTCGTCTTCAGTGTGGAGACGGACGGTTCCTTCACCGTCGACGAGCTCGTGAAGCGCTCTGTCGCCTCCTTAGGTGACCGCGCAGCCGAGCTCGAAGAGAAGGTCGCACTGTAAGAATGAATACTGCCCCGTCTCAACACCGACGTTCGCCCACCCCGAGAGCAGCCGCAGCCACCGATAGCGTGGCGTGCGACACTCTCGCGGCACCGGGTCGGACCGAAGGTGTTTTTACGGGGCATGAAGTACAGCGGAATGCTTGCAGGGATAGCCAAGTCTGGCCAACGGCGCAGCGTTCAGGGCGCTGTCTCATAGGAGTCCGCAGGTTCAAATCCTGCTCCCTGCACTCCGCTTTCTCTCTGGAGGTAGACAATGAGTAAGACGAACCCGAGACTCAAGAGTCTCATCGCCGAGCTGAAGGCGGTCTCGCGTGAGTCCGGTGCCAACGTCTGGCAGGATGTCGCGGACCGTCTCGAAAAGCCACGGCGCACCCACGCGGAAGTCAACCTCGGTCGTATCGAACGATACGCCCAGGAAGACGAGACCGTCGTCGTGCCCGGCAAGGTGCTGGGTAGCGGTGTGCTGCAGAAGAACGTCACAGTCGCGGCCGTGGACTTCTCGTCCACCGCTCGAACGAAGATCGAGCAGGTCGGCGATGTCGTGACACTAGAACAACTCGCAGAACAGAACCCCGATGGTTCCAACGTACGGGTGATCCGATGAGTTTCGCCGAATTCGACGCAGATGTCGTTGTTAACGCCCGAAACTGCATTATGGGTCGTGTCTCCTCGGAGGTCGCACAGCGCGTCCTCGCAGGCGAGACAGTCGCCGTCGTCAACGCGGAAGACACCGTCATCACGGGCTCGGAAGAGGACGTGATGGGTAAGTTCCGCAAGCGCGTCGAAGTTGGGTCGGACCAGGGTCCCTACTACCCGAAGCGTCCCGACCGAATCTTCAAGCGTGCTATTCGCGGCATGCTCCCGTACAAGAAGCCC
It includes:
- a CDS encoding DNA-directed RNA polymerase subunit D, giving the protein MANDFEVEFIEREDRRARFVVNGLTPALANGIRRAMVADVPTFSIDTVRFVENTSVMFDEMIGLRLGLVPLTTPLDEFEPGDTVTVALEVDGPATAYSGDIESADEMVVPADENIPIIELKEGQRLEFEADAVLGYGKDHAKNQGGVAVGYRHLQRVEVVGDAGEFEEQEPNILRGVIEEAAAEHADDEDAEDGDLVVTDEFGNDLTKRYPGKEVEVHDVPGAFVFSVETDGSFTVDELVKRSVASLGDRAAELEEKVAL
- a CDS encoding 30S ribosomal protein S4 is translated as MTTGNNTKFYETPNHPFQGERIAQEADLLSRYGLKNKEELWRAQSELRNIRREARSLLGQAQGDVEEAEALGAEFMARLRRYGILSTEDDISQTLRLDVTDILERRFQTIAYRKGLAQTPQQARQFISHGHVTVGGARTTVPSRKVEVDEEDTVAFDETSKLSDELHPERAEAQE
- a CDS encoding 30S ribosomal protein S13, yielding MSAEEPQDGSPEEEEDLRYFIRIGQTDLDGTKTVERSLTDMKGIGKRAARIIADAAEVDRTALFGKLPEDEIDSVVGVVENFEDHVPEWMANRQKDFFSGETNHITGSDLEEKRRHDINRMKMISSYKGVRHQRGQKVRGQRTKSTGRTEGTIGVNVEEIKEAQEE
- a CDS encoding 50S ribosomal protein L18e, translating into MSKTNPRLKSLIAELKAVSRESGANVWQDVADRLEKPRRTHAEVNLGRIERYAQEDETVVVPGKVLGSGVLQKNVTVAAVDFSSTARTKIEQVGDVVTLEQLAEQNPDGSNVRVIR
- a CDS encoding 30S ribosomal protein S11; this translates as MSESETGDKWGIAHVHASFNNTLITVTDITGAETIVKSSGGSVVKQNRDEASPYAAMQMAESVADQIKAAGISGLHVRVRGPGGNQNKSPGPGAQATIRALARAGLEIGRIEDVTPIPHDGTRAPKNSRL
- a CDS encoding 50S ribosomal protein L13 gives rise to the protein MSFAEFDADVVVNARNCIMGRVSSEVAQRVLAGETVAVVNAEDTVITGSEEDVMGKFRKRVEVGSDQGPYYPKRPDRIFKRAIRGMLPYKKPRGREALSNVRVYVGNPYDEDGEMLEDTSLDRLSNIKFISLGEVSEKLGANVTW